The Candidatus Sysuiplasma acidicola genome includes a window with the following:
- the kdpA gene encoding potassium-transporting ATPase subunit A — protein MIGFVQLVVLVSVLSAGLLLARLLAPYIAHVYSYDTPGRLDRFFLPVENAIYRLCGIKHDRAMGWKEYFTAMFVLNGMMALISFLVLIFQNSLPLDPQGFPGVRWDLALNTAMSISSNTNLQHYDGGSTLSYLSQMVAIQFLQFTSAATGLAVAVAVIRGFAGKARTKNGLGNFYVDFTRSLTRILLPLSFIAALVLVYLGVPQSLNGYTAVTTIQGAQQLIKIGPVASLVSIMQIGTNGGGYYGANSAYPLQNPSQVSDLLEMILMLLIPTAMPFVYGEMLGKKSRREGTSILVAAYALFMLDLAIALYPPEAIGPGMEVRFGGFAPVFWTVITTAVTTGSVNASLSAFNPLVIVSAFMGMLIQATPGGIGVGLMYMLMYVIITVFIVGLMSGRTPEYLGMKIKAGDIKLAVIGFLVHPAIILVPTVLAYATRATNAIGLGTGSISFTEVLYEFTSAAANNGSDFLGTAANTVFFNVSTALVMWTGRFAPIAVMLAIAGSMYSRERGPADGVGIKTDSLTFAFVLFATILIVVVLTFFPFLALGPLLEFLRGHVNGF, from the coding sequence ATGATCGGTTTTGTTCAGTTGGTAGTGCTCGTCTCAGTGCTATCCGCAGGACTGTTGCTTGCCCGGCTGCTGGCGCCATACATAGCCCATGTCTATTCTTACGACACGCCGGGCCGACTTGACCGATTTTTCCTTCCTGTCGAGAACGCCATCTACAGGCTCTGCGGCATAAAACATGACCGTGCCATGGGATGGAAGGAATATTTCACCGCAATGTTCGTGCTCAATGGGATGATGGCACTCATCTCATTTCTCGTACTGATATTCCAGAACAGCCTTCCGCTGGATCCACAAGGTTTTCCCGGCGTGAGATGGGATCTCGCGCTCAACACTGCGATGTCGATTTCGTCAAACACGAATCTTCAGCATTACGACGGAGGGAGTACGCTTTCCTATCTGAGCCAGATGGTTGCGATCCAGTTCCTCCAGTTCACTTCCGCCGCAACAGGACTTGCTGTGGCAGTTGCTGTAATACGCGGCTTCGCCGGTAAGGCCCGAACAAAGAACGGGCTTGGAAACTTCTATGTGGATTTCACCAGATCGCTCACAAGAATACTGTTGCCGTTGTCGTTTATTGCAGCACTTGTGTTAGTCTATCTGGGCGTTCCTCAGTCGTTGAACGGATACACCGCAGTCACAACGATACAGGGTGCCCAGCAGCTTATCAAGATCGGTCCCGTCGCTTCTCTCGTATCGATTATGCAGATAGGAACCAACGGAGGAGGATATTATGGTGCAAATTCGGCATATCCACTCCAGAATCCCAGTCAGGTCTCAGACCTGTTGGAGATGATTCTTATGCTGCTCATTCCGACAGCCATGCCGTTCGTCTATGGCGAGATGCTCGGAAAGAAGAGCAGGAGGGAGGGAACGAGCATACTCGTGGCAGCATACGCACTGTTCATGCTCGATCTGGCAATTGCGCTCTATCCCCCGGAAGCGATCGGGCCCGGGATGGAAGTGAGATTCGGCGGTTTCGCGCCAGTGTTCTGGACTGTGATCACCACGGCTGTAACGACAGGATCAGTCAATGCGTCCCTATCGGCGTTCAATCCGCTTGTAATTGTTTCGGCATTCATGGGCATGTTGATACAGGCGACGCCGGGTGGTATCGGCGTGGGGCTGATGTACATGCTCATGTATGTGATCATAACCGTTTTCATAGTCGGTCTGATGTCAGGAAGGACTCCGGAATACCTGGGAATGAAGATAAAGGCGGGGGACATCAAACTCGCAGTCATAGGTTTTCTTGTGCATCCGGCCATCATACTCGTGCCGACTGTCCTTGCATATGCGACGAGGGCAACAAATGCAATAGGTCTAGGAACGGGTTCGATTTCGTTCACCGAAGTGCTATACGAGTTCACGTCGGCGGCGGCTAACAACGGTTCAGATTTTCTGGGCACCGCTGCCAATACTGTCTTCTTCAATGTGTCCACGGCACTGGTGATGTGGACTGGCAGATTCGCGCCGATTGCGGTCATGCTGGCAATTGCAGGTTCCATGTATTCCAGGGAAAGGGGACCAGCGGATGGCGTGGGCATAAAGACGGACAGCCTGACATTCGCATTCGTCCTATTTGCCACAATACTGATTGTAGTGGTGCTCACGTTTTTCCCGTTCCTTGCACTTGGACCGCTACTCGAATTCCTCAGGGGGCATGTGAATGGATTCTGA
- the glgB gene encoding 1,4-alpha-glucan branching protein GlgB, translating to MARSDFQRIAGFEECGPLSILGVHDSGKGTHQVICFLPLAVSAWLEDSDGAKIVDLDRDSVSGFFTAEVKETAPAPGFVVCFVDASGYTHRRHDPYSFQPELTDFDIYLFEKGELLFSHEMLGAHIRERNGVRGVRFAVWAPNAVAVSVIGNFNHWSVGMHPMSNVRLSGLWELFVPGIVAGEVYKFAVKSAVDGKVRIKSDPYAFKTELRPRTGSVVTELAYEWSDQEWISSRSSAGILSAPLSIYEAHFSSWKRKPDGSFFNYRETGKELIEHVKHLGFTHIELMPVMEHPLDASWGYQVVSHYSPTARNGSPEDLMWFINECHRNGIGVILDWVPAHFPDDEHGLSMFDGTHLFDHEDPRRGRHPDWGTSIFNYGRNEVRNFLTSSALFWLERYHADGIRIDAVSSMLYLDYSRKKGEWLPNKYGGRENIEAIDFLRGLNSVIHDKFPGVFTVAEESTAWPGVTESQASGGLGFDFKWNMGWMHDTLEYFSKEPVHRKYHQHNLSFSIWYAFSEKFILPFSHDEVVHGKSPMIGKMPGDVWQKFANLRLCYAYMFGSPGKKLLFMGDEFGQWSEWSETSGLDWTLLTHDMHRKLLLFVRDLNTLYTTYGQLHSLDNDPRGFEWIDFSDTDNSVLCFIRHAEDRRNSLIFVYNMTPVPRYNYLIGAPWKGKYMEVLNSDSSHYGGSGVGNLGGVVSGEFPSHGRQQSLSLTLPPLGALVLEYV from the coding sequence TTGGCAAGATCTGACTTTCAGAGAATAGCAGGCTTTGAGGAATGCGGCCCCCTCAGCATTCTCGGCGTGCATGATTCAGGGAAAGGTACGCACCAGGTGATATGCTTCCTGCCGCTCGCAGTCAGCGCATGGCTTGAAGACAGCGACGGCGCGAAGATAGTCGATCTTGACAGGGACAGCGTCTCAGGCTTCTTTACGGCGGAAGTGAAGGAAACCGCTCCTGCACCCGGGTTTGTAGTGTGCTTTGTCGACGCATCAGGTTATACGCACAGAAGGCACGATCCCTACTCCTTCCAGCCCGAGCTTACAGACTTCGACATTTATCTTTTCGAGAAAGGGGAGCTTCTCTTCAGCCATGAAATGCTTGGCGCACATATACGCGAACGGAACGGCGTGCGCGGTGTCCGTTTCGCCGTCTGGGCTCCAAATGCTGTCGCAGTCTCGGTCATAGGTAATTTCAACCACTGGAGTGTCGGCATGCATCCAATGTCCAACGTACGTCTTTCCGGTTTATGGGAGCTTTTTGTCCCAGGGATAGTGGCAGGTGAGGTATACAAGTTCGCCGTAAAATCAGCCGTCGACGGAAAGGTAAGGATAAAATCAGATCCATATGCCTTCAAAACGGAATTGAGGCCGCGGACAGGGTCTGTTGTTACGGAACTGGCTTACGAGTGGAGCGATCAGGAATGGATATCCTCAAGAAGCTCTGCCGGCATTCTCTCTGCACCGCTCTCGATCTATGAGGCCCATTTCTCGTCGTGGAAGAGAAAGCCGGACGGTTCATTTTTCAACTACAGGGAGACAGGGAAAGAGCTCATCGAGCATGTGAAGCACCTTGGTTTTACGCACATTGAGCTCATGCCTGTAATGGAGCACCCCCTTGATGCCTCGTGGGGTTATCAGGTTGTCAGTCACTATTCACCTACCGCTAGAAACGGGAGTCCGGAAGACCTCATGTGGTTCATCAACGAATGTCACAGAAACGGCATTGGCGTCATACTGGACTGGGTCCCGGCACACTTTCCGGACGACGAACACGGCCTGTCCATGTTCGACGGCACTCATCTCTTCGACCATGAAGATCCGAGAAGGGGAAGGCACCCGGACTGGGGAACAAGCATATTCAACTACGGGCGCAATGAAGTCAGGAATTTCCTCACATCCAGCGCGCTCTTCTGGCTCGAAAGATACCATGCAGACGGCATCAGAATAGATGCCGTATCGTCCATGCTCTATCTCGACTACTCAAGAAAGAAGGGGGAGTGGTTACCCAACAAGTACGGCGGAAGGGAGAATATAGAGGCTATAGATTTTCTCAGAGGACTCAACAGTGTCATACACGATAAATTCCCCGGCGTCTTCACTGTAGCCGAGGAGTCGACCGCGTGGCCCGGAGTTACCGAGTCCCAGGCATCCGGGGGCCTCGGGTTTGATTTCAAGTGGAACATGGGATGGATGCACGACACGCTTGAGTATTTCAGCAAGGAACCTGTTCACAGAAAATACCATCAGCACAATCTCTCATTTTCAATATGGTATGCATTCAGCGAAAAATTCATACTACCATTTTCGCATGATGAAGTGGTTCACGGAAAATCGCCCATGATAGGCAAGATGCCCGGTGACGTCTGGCAGAAGTTTGCCAACCTACGGCTTTGCTATGCCTACATGTTCGGCAGTCCAGGAAAGAAACTGCTCTTCATGGGAGATGAGTTCGGCCAGTGGAGCGAATGGAGCGAAACATCCGGTCTTGACTGGACCCTGCTAACTCATGATATGCACAGGAAACTCCTTCTTTTTGTCCGCGACCTGAACACGCTTTACACGACATACGGGCAGCTGCACTCGCTCGACAACGATCCACGCGGTTTCGAGTGGATAGATTTCAGCGATACAGATAACAGCGTGTTGTGTTTCATACGGCATGCAGAGGACAGAAGGAACAGCCTCATTTTTGTCTACAACATGACGCCTGTCCCGCGTTACAATTACCTGATCGGCGCTCCGTGGAAGGGAAAGTACATGGAAGTACTCAATTCCGATTCGTCTCATTACGGAGGCAGCGGAGTAGGGAATCTCGGCGGTGTCGTCTCCGGCGAATTTCCGTCACATGGACGGCAGCAGTCGCTTTCACTGACGCTGCCCCCGCTGGGCGCTCTGGTGCTGGAATATGTGTGA
- a CDS encoding DUF3416 domain-containing protein, with amino-acid sequence MSEAETIVIENVDPEIDCGSHPAKRKVGDTVVVSADIFSHGTDLLAADVLYRRKGQNSWKRASMVHLGNDRWSGHFTLDACGLFQFTIEAWRDHYSTWLDRLNRWHAAHDDISQDIRIGARMLRAMSVNAGSSGQSLSEAADRLEKLTGDDAVVFAGSKSVLLLAASFQKRSTTRLEQELEIYVDRTIAGFASWYELFPRSQGTVPGRSGTFADCERRLPDIAAMGFDVIYLPPIHPIGRTGRRGKDGGPSPGPDEPGSPWAIGNEQGGHKSIHSELGTIEDFRHLIIKAKSMNIEIALDIAFQCSPDHPYVKEHPEWFYHRPDGSIRYAENPPKKYYDIYPLDFENENRKALWEELRSIFEFWIDAGIKTFRVDNPHTKPFSFWKWVIAELRKKHQDVIFLSEAFTKPNVMYELSKIGFSQSYTYFTWKNFNFELEQYFSEISAPGISNFFRPMLFTNTPDILPFVLQTGGRNAFIIRALLAATLSPLWGIYSGYELCENDALPGKEEYRNSEKYEIRTRDWNSPGNIKAYIAKLNEIRRENAALQEFGNIRFHPAGNPNLVCYTRTSVRGDNVLMVVANVNPFEAQETLLRVPLSELGVASPENYRVEDLLSGDVYTWHGENNLVRLVPGEASAHVFKVVQ; translated from the coding sequence ATGTCTGAGGCCGAAACTATTGTTATTGAAAACGTGGATCCGGAGATTGATTGCGGCAGTCATCCGGCGAAGCGCAAGGTGGGCGACACTGTCGTCGTCAGTGCGGATATATTTTCCCACGGAACAGACTTGCTTGCTGCCGATGTGCTCTACAGGAGAAAGGGACAGAATTCCTGGAAGAGGGCATCGATGGTGCATCTCGGCAATGACAGGTGGAGCGGACATTTCACGTTGGATGCCTGCGGCCTGTTCCAGTTCACCATTGAAGCATGGCGTGATCACTATTCAACATGGCTGGACAGGCTGAATAGATGGCACGCGGCACATGATGACATATCCCAAGACATCAGGATAGGTGCCAGGATGCTGCGCGCCATGTCCGTGAATGCGGGGAGCAGCGGCCAATCACTGTCAGAGGCAGCCGACAGGCTGGAAAAACTGACAGGCGACGATGCCGTTGTCTTTGCAGGAAGCAAATCCGTCCTCCTGCTTGCCGCGTCCTTCCAGAAGAGGAGCACCACGCGTCTCGAGCAGGAACTGGAGATATATGTGGACAGAACAATAGCCGGCTTTGCCAGCTGGTATGAGCTCTTCCCGAGATCGCAGGGAACGGTGCCCGGCAGGTCAGGCACGTTTGCGGATTGTGAAAGACGGCTTCCGGACATTGCCGCGATGGGCTTCGATGTCATCTACCTTCCTCCCATTCACCCTATCGGAAGAACGGGCAGGCGCGGAAAGGACGGCGGACCTTCCCCTGGACCGGACGAACCGGGAAGTCCGTGGGCGATCGGAAACGAGCAGGGCGGGCACAAGTCGATACACAGCGAACTCGGAACCATTGAGGACTTCAGGCATCTGATCATAAAGGCGAAATCCATGAACATTGAAATTGCGCTGGATATTGCCTTTCAATGCTCTCCCGATCATCCTTACGTGAAAGAGCATCCGGAGTGGTTTTATCACAGGCCCGACGGCTCGATAAGGTATGCGGAAAACCCGCCAAAGAAATATTACGACATTTATCCACTGGATTTTGAGAATGAAAACAGGAAGGCGCTGTGGGAAGAACTCAGGAGCATCTTCGAATTCTGGATTGATGCAGGAATAAAAACCTTCAGGGTTGACAACCCTCACACCAAACCGTTCTCATTCTGGAAGTGGGTCATAGCGGAGTTGAGGAAGAAACACCAGGACGTGATATTCCTCTCTGAAGCATTCACTAAACCGAACGTGATGTATGAACTTTCGAAGATTGGTTTTTCGCAGTCTTACACATACTTCACATGGAAAAATTTCAATTTCGAACTGGAGCAGTATTTCAGCGAGATTTCAGCGCCCGGAATTTCAAATTTCTTCCGGCCGATGCTTTTCACAAACACGCCGGACATCCTTCCCTTCGTCCTCCAGACCGGGGGAAGGAATGCCTTCATCATCAGGGCCCTTCTTGCCGCAACGCTATCCCCGCTGTGGGGAATTTACAGCGGCTACGAGCTCTGTGAAAACGATGCGCTGCCGGGAAAAGAGGAATACAGGAATTCCGAAAAATATGAGATCAGGACGAGGGACTGGAACAGCCCCGGCAACATAAAGGCGTATATTGCGAAGTTGAATGAAATAAGGCGAGAGAACGCAGCGCTCCAGGAGTTCGGCAACATCCGTTTCCATCCCGCCGGCAATCCGAATCTCGTCTGTTACACAAGAACATCGGTCCGTGGCGATAATGTGCTTATGGTCGTTGCGAATGTGAATCCCTTTGAGGCGCAGGAAACACTCCTGCGTGTGCCTCTTTCTGAGCTTGGTGTAGCCTCGCCCGAAAACTACAGGGTGGAAGATTTGCTTTCGGGTGATGTTTATACATGGCATGGCGAAAACAATCTCGTCAGGCTGGTGCCCGGAGAGGCATCGGCACACGTGTTTAAGGTCGTGCAATAA
- the treS gene encoding maltose alpha-D-glucosyltransferase, with protein sequence MTDNLWFRDAIFYELPVKSFYDSDGDGIGDINGVRMKLDYLRDLGVDCIWLLPFYKSPMKDDGYDISDFYSVQPEYGTTDDFRNLVSEAHSKGIRVIADLVLNHCSDQCSWFREAVSSRDSPKRNWFVWSETGTEYSKARIIFVDTEISNWAWEPRSKQYYWHRFYSNQPDLNYDNPEVREEMKNVMRYWLRFGLDGFRCDAVPYLFEREGTSCENLPETHAYFKEVRKMLDSEFPGCILLAEANQWITETKTYFGDQDEFHMAFNFPLMPRMFISLAKEDSFPIINIIKQILPIPDKCDWGIFLRNHDELTLEMVTDEERDIMYSEYAKHPKMRLNLGIRRRLAPLLDNDRQAIELMHALILSLPGSPVLYYGDEIGMGDNIYLGDRNGVRTPMQWSYDRNAGFSRCDAEQLYTPPVISPNYHYESVNVESENRLPTSLLQWMRRMLKIRRRYSQVLGRGDIRFLEHRNRKVLSYVRTYGEQNMMCIFNLSRKPTYLELKLPEFAGLRPVETITDAPFPRIGELPYFFTLQPHSFFWFSLTKPAENEEE encoded by the coding sequence ATGACGGACAATCTGTGGTTCAGGGACGCAATATTCTATGAGCTGCCTGTAAAGTCGTTCTACGATTCCGACGGCGACGGCATCGGAGATATAAACGGCGTGCGGATGAAACTGGATTATCTGCGCGACCTCGGCGTCGACTGCATCTGGCTCCTTCCGTTCTACAAATCGCCGATGAAGGATGACGGCTACGACATATCCGACTTCTATTCGGTGCAGCCTGAATACGGCACGACGGATGATTTCAGGAATCTGGTCAGCGAGGCGCACTCCAAAGGTATACGCGTCATAGCTGATCTCGTTCTGAATCATTGCTCCGATCAATGTTCGTGGTTCAGGGAGGCAGTCTCAAGCAGGGATTCACCGAAAAGGAACTGGTTCGTCTGGAGCGAAACAGGCACAGAGTACAGCAAGGCGCGCATCATATTCGTCGATACGGAAATTTCGAACTGGGCGTGGGAGCCGAGATCGAAGCAGTACTACTGGCACAGATTCTACAGCAACCAGCCCGATCTGAATTACGACAATCCCGAGGTCCGGGAGGAGATGAAGAACGTCATGCGTTACTGGCTTCGATTCGGGCTTGACGGCTTCAGGTGTGACGCCGTGCCATATCTCTTTGAACGCGAGGGAACAAGCTGCGAAAACCTCCCCGAAACGCACGCATACTTCAAAGAAGTCAGGAAGATGCTTGACAGCGAATTTCCTGGATGCATTCTGCTAGCCGAGGCAAACCAGTGGATCACCGAAACAAAGACGTATTTCGGAGATCAGGATGAGTTTCACATGGCATTCAATTTCCCCCTCATGCCGAGGATGTTCATATCGCTTGCAAAGGAGGACTCTTTCCCTATAATCAACATAATCAAACAGATTTTGCCCATACCCGATAAGTGCGACTGGGGAATATTTCTCAGGAATCACGATGAACTTACGCTTGAAATGGTTACCGACGAGGAGCGTGACATAATGTACAGCGAATATGCGAAACATCCGAAGATGCGCCTGAACCTTGGCATCAGGAGAAGACTTGCGCCACTTCTTGACAACGACAGGCAAGCCATAGAGCTCATGCACGCCCTCATTCTGTCGCTGCCCGGATCGCCAGTACTTTATTACGGCGATGAAATAGGCATGGGAGACAACATATATCTCGGCGACAGGAACGGCGTCAGGACGCCGATGCAGTGGTCCTATGACAGGAATGCGGGTTTTTCCAGATGCGATGCAGAGCAGCTGTACACGCCTCCGGTCATTAGTCCCAATTACCATTACGAGAGCGTGAATGTCGAATCGGAAAACAGGCTGCCCACATCCCTTCTGCAGTGGATGAGACGTATGCTGAAGATCAGGCGCCGGTACAGCCAGGTGCTCGGAAGAGGCGATATACGTTTTCTGGAGCACAGGAACAGGAAGGTCCTCTCATACGTGCGCACGTACGGAGAACAGAACATGATGTGCATTTTCAATCTATCCAGAAAGCCCACATACCTCGAGTTGAAGCTCCCTGAATTCGCGGGACTCAGACCAGTCGAAACGATAACGGACGCGCCCTTTCCCAGGATCGGCGAGCTCCCATATTTCTTTACGCTTCAGCCGCATTCGTTCTTCTGGTTCAGTCTGACCAAGCCGGCGGAGAATGAAGAGGAATAG
- the glgX gene encoding glycogen debranching protein GlgX, with protein sequence MKTKLGRPYPQGVTLENGGANFALYSENATGVTLELYNRHDSGTPTEQIELRERDGFVWHIHVSGIKPGDLYGFRVDGPYNPGTGQRFNRNKLLIDPYARAISGVIDWNNDIFGYDIGDVNGDLSFNKNDDAASVPKSVVSDNGFDWKGTKNPRLPWNRTVIYETHVKGITALREDVDVRLRGTYRALASPQMIDYFKDLGISAVELMPVHHRVDSKHLVDRGLSNYWGYNTIGFLAPDIRYSSEDTSGHQIVEFKEMVRALHANNIEVILDVVYNHTAEGNHLGPTLSFRGIDNSVYYRLNPENPRYYVDFTGTGNSLNVRHPQTLQLIMDSLRYWILEMHVDGFRFDLASTLARELYAVERLSSFFDVIHQDPVISRVKLIAEPWDVGPGGYQVGRFPILWAEWNGKYRDAVRHYWKNDIHNLGEFATRIAGSQDLYGNDGRRPNASINYVTSHDGFTLLDLVSYSRKHNEANMEDGKDGTDDNISENFGVEGPTDDACINDMRSRRIRSFLITLLTSQGIPMLLGGDEIGRTQLGNNNAYCQDNSVSWYNWDIDERRRRLLDFTRLMIHIRLNYHVLRRRKFFMGAPLPGTQVKDIIWMKPDGGEIGQEEWNSGTMAIAALLYGKGIEDIGYEGDEVLEDDLMLLFNPEKTPVEFTIPEDWSSQEVLIDSEEGNQNRYPIPMDWKKVTVAAGGAAILRGRRNQ encoded by the coding sequence TTGAAAACAAAGCTTGGAAGACCGTATCCTCAGGGCGTTACGCTTGAAAACGGCGGCGCCAATTTTGCACTGTACTCTGAGAATGCGACAGGCGTTACGCTCGAGTTGTACAACAGGCACGACAGCGGCACGCCGACCGAGCAGATAGAACTCCGTGAGAGGGACGGTTTCGTATGGCACATTCATGTTTCCGGCATCAAGCCAGGCGACCTTTACGGCTTCAGGGTGGACGGCCCCTACAATCCTGGTACCGGGCAGAGGTTCAACAGAAATAAACTTCTCATTGATCCGTATGCCCGTGCAATAAGCGGCGTCATAGACTGGAATAATGATATTTTCGGCTATGACATCGGAGACGTCAACGGGGACCTCTCATTCAACAAAAACGACGACGCAGCCTCCGTGCCCAAATCGGTTGTTTCGGACAACGGATTTGACTGGAAGGGCACAAAGAATCCCCGGCTTCCGTGGAACAGAACGGTAATCTACGAAACGCATGTGAAAGGCATTACGGCGCTGCGGGAAGATGTAGATGTGCGATTGAGGGGCACATACAGAGCTCTTGCTTCGCCCCAGATGATTGACTATTTCAAGGATCTGGGCATCTCGGCGGTGGAACTGATGCCTGTCCATCACAGAGTCGATTCCAAACACCTCGTGGACAGGGGTCTCTCCAACTACTGGGGATACAATACAATAGGTTTTCTTGCTCCCGACATAAGGTATTCGAGCGAGGACACTTCAGGGCACCAGATCGTTGAATTCAAGGAAATGGTAAGGGCTCTTCACGCAAACAACATTGAAGTCATTCTTGATGTTGTTTACAACCATACTGCGGAGGGAAACCATCTGGGCCCGACGCTCTCTTTCAGGGGAATAGATAATTCTGTCTATTACAGGCTGAATCCCGAGAATCCGAGATACTACGTCGACTTCACCGGAACAGGGAACAGCCTGAATGTCCGCCATCCTCAAACGTTGCAGCTGATTATGGACAGCCTTCGCTACTGGATACTCGAGATGCACGTCGACGGATTCAGGTTTGATCTTGCATCGACACTGGCCCGTGAACTGTATGCCGTCGAACGGCTCTCCTCCTTCTTCGATGTGATACATCAGGATCCCGTGATTTCCCGTGTCAAGCTCATTGCCGAGCCGTGGGACGTAGGTCCCGGCGGATATCAGGTCGGCCGTTTCCCGATACTCTGGGCTGAATGGAACGGAAAATACAGGGATGCTGTGAGACATTACTGGAAAAACGACATCCATAACCTGGGGGAGTTTGCCACGCGCATCGCCGGCTCACAGGATCTGTACGGCAACGACGGAAGGAGACCGAACGCAAGCATCAATTATGTCACATCGCACGACGGCTTCACGCTTCTGGACCTCGTCAGCTACAGCCGGAAACACAACGAGGCAAATATGGAAGACGGCAAGGACGGCACTGACGACAACATAAGCGAAAATTTCGGTGTCGAGGGTCCGACGGACGACGCATGCATCAACGACATGCGCTCCAGGCGGATCAGGAGTTTTCTCATCACACTGCTGACATCCCAGGGTATTCCTATGCTGCTCGGAGGCGATGAAATTGGCCGGACTCAGCTGGGAAACAACAACGCCTACTGCCAGGACAACAGTGTCAGCTGGTACAACTGGGACATTGACGAGAGACGGAGAAGGCTGCTGGATTTTACGCGTCTTATGATACACATAAGGCTGAATTACCATGTGCTTCGCAGGAGGAAATTCTTCATGGGCGCCCCGCTGCCAGGAACGCAGGTGAAGGACATAATCTGGATGAAGCCGGACGGCGGCGAAATCGGGCAGGAAGAGTGGAATTCCGGCACAATGGCGATAGCAGCACTGCTGTACGGGAAGGGGATAGAGGACATCGGGTACGAGGGGGATGAGGTCCTGGAAGACGATCTGATGCTTCTATTCAATCCGGAAAAGACGCCTGTGGAATTCACCATACCTGAGGACTGGTCGTCCCAGGAGGTACTGATAGACTCGGAGGAGGGCAATCAGAATCGGTATCCGATACCGATGGACTGGAAGAAAGTCACCGTTGCCGCAGGGGGAGCTGCAATACTCAGGGGAAGGAGAAATCAGTGA